In Callithrix jacchus isolate 240 chromosome 18, calJac240_pri, whole genome shotgun sequence, one DNA window encodes the following:
- the ADAM15 gene encoding disintegrin and metalloproteinase domain-containing protein 15 isoform X3: protein MRLALLWALGLLGAGSPWPSWPLPNIGGTKEQQARSEKSPSGPLEPQVLQDDLPNSLEEVLQSSLPEPLRIKLELDGDSHILELLQNRELVPGRPALVWYQPNGTRVVSEGHTLENCCYQGRVQGYTGSWVSVCTCSGLRGLVVLSPERSYILEQGPGDLPGPPIISRIQDLHLPGHTCTLSWRESVHTQTPPELPLGQRHGHRWRRDVVTETKTVELVIVADHSEVQIYRDLQRLLNRTLEVALLLDTFFRPLNVRVALVALEAWTQHDLVEISSNPAVTLENFLNWRRADLLPRLPHDSAQLVTGTSFSGPMVGMAIQNSICSPDFSGGVNMDHSTSTLGVASSIAHELGHSLGLNHDSPGNSCPCPGPAPAKTCIMEASTDFLPGLNFSNCSRQALEKALLDGMGSCLFERLPSLPSMAAFCGNMFVESGEQCDCGFPDDCTDPCCDSSTCKLRPGAQCASDGPCCQNCQLHPSGWQCRPTRGECDLPEFCLGNSSQCPPDVSLGDGEPCAGGQAVCMHGRCASYAQQCQSLWGPGAQPAAPLCLQTANTRGNAFGSCGRNPSGSYESCSPRDAICGQLQCQTDRTQPLLGSVHALIWEMIDVNGTGLNCSWVHLDLGNDVAQPLLTLPGTACGPGLVCIDHRCQPVDLLGAQECRSKCHGHGVCDSNRHCHCEEGWAPPDCTTQLKATSSLTTGLLLSLLVLLVLVMLGASYWYRVRLHQRLCQLKGPTCQYRAAQSGPPERPGPPQRALLARGTKQANALGFPAPPSRPLPPDPVPKRLQSQGPAKPPPPRKPLPADPQGRCPSGDLSGPEAGIPPLVVPSRPAPPPPTMSSLYL from the exons ATGCGGCTGGCGCTGCTCTGGGCCCTGGGGCTCCTGGGCGCGGGCAGCCCTTGGCCTTCCTGGCCTCTCCCAAATATAG GTGGCACCAAGGAGCAGCAGGCAAGGTCAGAGAAGTCCCCAAGTGGGCCCTTGGAGCCCCAGGTCCTTCAGGATGACCTCCCAAATAGCCTCGAAGAGGTGCTTCAG AGCAGTCTGCCTGAACCCCTGAGGATCAAGCTGGAGCTGGATGGTGACAGTCATATCCTGGAGCTGCTACAGAATAG GGAGTTGGTCCCAGGCCGCCCAGCCCTGGTGTGGTACCAGCCCAATGGCACTCGAGTGGTCAGTGAGGGACACACTCTG GAGAACTGCTGCTACCAGGGAAGAGTGCAGGGATACACAGGCTCCTGGGTGTCCGTCTGTACCTGCTCTGGGCTCAG aGGCTTGGTGGTCCTGTCCCCAGAGAGAAGCTATATCCTGGAGCAGGGGCCTGGGGACCTTCCAGGTCCTCCCATTATTTCCCGAATCCAagatctccacctcccaggccacACCTGTACCCTGAGCTGGAGGGAATCTGTGCACACTCAGACTCCACCAGAGCTCCCCCTGGGACAGCGTCATGGTCACCGG TGGAGGCGGGATGTGGTGACAGAGACCAAGACTGTGGAGCTGGTGATTGTGGCTGATCACTCAGAG GTCCAGATATACAGGGACCTCCAGCGCCTGCTGAACCGCACACTGGAAGTGGCCCTCTTGCTGGACACA TTCTTCCGGCCCCTGAATGTACGAGTGGCACTAGTGGCCCTGGAGGCCTGGACCCAGCATGACCTGGTGGAGATCAGCTCAAACCCAGCTGTCACCCTTGAAAACTTCCTCAACTGGCGCAGAGCAGATTTGCTGCCTCGACTGCCCCACGACAGTGCCCAGCTGGTGAC TGGTACTTCATTCTCTGGGCCTATGGTGGGCATGGCCATTCAGAACTCCATCTGTTCTCCCGACTTCTCAGGAGGTGTGAACATG GACCACTCCACCAGCACCCTGGGAGTTGCCTCCTCCATAGCCCATGAGTTGGGCCACAGCCTGGGCCTGAACCATGACTCTCCTGGGAATAGCTGTCCCTGTCCAGGTCCAGCCCCAGCCAAGACCTGCATCATGGAGGCCTCCACAGA cttcctgccAGGCCTGAACTTCAGCAACTGCAGCCGACAGGCCCTGGAGAAAGCCCTTCTGGATGGAATGGGCAGCTGCCTCTTCGAACGGCTGCCCAGCCTGCCCTCTATGGCTGCTTTCTGTGGAAATATGTTTGTGGAGTCGGGCGAACAGTGTGACTGTGGCTTCCCGGAT GACTGCACTGATCCCTGCTGTGATTCCTCAACCTGCAAGCTGAGGCCAGGGGCACAGTGTGCATCCGATGGACCCTGTTGTCAAAATTGCCAG CTGCACCCATCTGGCTGGCAGTGTCGTCCTACCAGAGGGGAATGTGACTTGCCTGAATTCTGCCTAGGAAACAGCTCCCAGTGTCCCCCTGATGTCAGCCTAGGGGATGGCGAGCCCTGCGCTGGTGGGCAAGCTGTGTGCATGCATGGGCGCTGTGCCTCCTATGCCCAGCAGTGCCAGTCACTTTGGGGACCTGGGGCCCAGCCTGCTGCACCGCTTTGCCTCCAGACAGCCAACACTCGGGGAAATGCTTTTGGGAGCTGTGGGCGCAACCCCAGCGGCAGCTACGAGTCCTGCAGCCCTAG aGATGCCATTTGTGGGCAGCTCCAGTGCCAGACAGATAGGACCCAGCCTCTGCTGGGCTCCGTCCACGCTCTGATCTGGGAGATGATAGATGTGAATGGGACTGGGCTGAACTGCAGCTGGGTGCACCTGGACCTGGGCAACGATGTGGCCCAACCCCTCCTGACTCTGCCAGGCACAGCTTGTGGCCCTGGCCTG GTATGCATAGACCATCGATGCCAGCCTGTGGATCTCCTGGGGGCACAGGAATGTCGAAGCAAATGCCATGGACATGGG GTCTGTGACAGCAACAGGCACTGCCACTGTGAGGAGGGCTGGGCACCCCCTGACTGTACCACTCAGCTCAAAG CAACCAGCTCCCTGACCACAGGGCTACTCCTCAGCCTCTTGGTGTTACTGGTCCTGGTGATGCTTGGTGCCAGCTACTGGTACCGTGTTCGCCTGCACCAGCGACTCTGCCAGCTCAAGGGACCCACCTGCCAATACAG GGCAGCCCAATCTGGCCCTCCTGAAAGGCCAGGACCTCCGCAGAGGGCCCTGCTGGCTCGAGGCACTAAG CAGGCTAATGCTCTCGGCTTCCCGGCCCCCCCTTCCAGGCCGCTGCCGCCTGACCCTGTGCCCAAGAGACTCCAG tctcagGGGCCTGCCAAGCCCCCACCCCCGAGGAAGCCACTGCCTGCTGACCCCCAGGGCCGGTGCCCATCGGGTGACCTGTCTGGCCCAGAAGCTGGAATCCCGCCCCTAGTGGTACCCTCCAG ACCAGCGCCACCACCTCCAACAATGTCCTCGCTCTACCTCTGA
- the ADAM15 gene encoding disintegrin and metalloproteinase domain-containing protein 15 isoform X2, whose translation MRLALLWALGLLGAGSPWPSWPLPNIGGTKEQQARSEKSPSGPLEPQVLQDDLPNSLEEVLQSSLPEPLRIKLELDGDSHILELLQNRELVPGRPALVWYQPNGTRVVSEGHTLENCCYQGRVQGYTGSWVSVCTCSGLRGLVVLSPERSYILEQGPGDLPGPPIISRIQDLHLPGHTCTLSWRESVHTQTPPELPLGQRHGHRWRRDVVTETKTVELVIVADHSEVQIYRDLQRLLNRTLEVALLLDTFFRPLNVRVALVALEAWTQHDLVEISSNPAVTLENFLNWRRADLLPRLPHDSAQLVTGTSFSGPMVGMAIQNSICSPDFSGGVNMDHSTSTLGVASSIAHELGHSLGLNHDSPGNSCPCPGPAPAKTCIMEASTDFLPGLNFSNCSRQALEKALLDGMGSCLFERLPSLPSMAAFCGNMFVESGEQCDCGFPDDCTDPCCDSSTCKLRPGAQCASDGPCCQNCQLHPSGWQCRPTRGECDLPEFCLGNSSQCPPDVSLGDGEPCAGGQAVCMHGRCASYAQQCQSLWGPGAQPAAPLCLQTANTRGNAFGSCGRNPSGSYESCSPRDAICGQLQCQTDRTQPLLGSVHALIWEMIDVNGTGLNCSWVHLDLGNDVAQPLLTLPGTACGPGLVCIDHRCQPVDLLGAQECRSKCHGHGVCDSNRHCHCEEGWAPPDCTTQLKATSSLTTGLLLSLLVLLVLVMLGASYWYRVRLHQRLCQLKGPTCQYRAAQSGPPERPGPPQRALLARGTKANALGFPAPPSRPLPPDPVPKRLQAELADRPNPPTRPLPADPVVRSPKSQGPAKPPPPRKPLPADPQGRCPSGDLSGPEAGIPPLVVPSRPAPPPPTMSSLYL comes from the exons ATGCGGCTGGCGCTGCTCTGGGCCCTGGGGCTCCTGGGCGCGGGCAGCCCTTGGCCTTCCTGGCCTCTCCCAAATATAG GTGGCACCAAGGAGCAGCAGGCAAGGTCAGAGAAGTCCCCAAGTGGGCCCTTGGAGCCCCAGGTCCTTCAGGATGACCTCCCAAATAGCCTCGAAGAGGTGCTTCAG AGCAGTCTGCCTGAACCCCTGAGGATCAAGCTGGAGCTGGATGGTGACAGTCATATCCTGGAGCTGCTACAGAATAG GGAGTTGGTCCCAGGCCGCCCAGCCCTGGTGTGGTACCAGCCCAATGGCACTCGAGTGGTCAGTGAGGGACACACTCTG GAGAACTGCTGCTACCAGGGAAGAGTGCAGGGATACACAGGCTCCTGGGTGTCCGTCTGTACCTGCTCTGGGCTCAG aGGCTTGGTGGTCCTGTCCCCAGAGAGAAGCTATATCCTGGAGCAGGGGCCTGGGGACCTTCCAGGTCCTCCCATTATTTCCCGAATCCAagatctccacctcccaggccacACCTGTACCCTGAGCTGGAGGGAATCTGTGCACACTCAGACTCCACCAGAGCTCCCCCTGGGACAGCGTCATGGTCACCGG TGGAGGCGGGATGTGGTGACAGAGACCAAGACTGTGGAGCTGGTGATTGTGGCTGATCACTCAGAG GTCCAGATATACAGGGACCTCCAGCGCCTGCTGAACCGCACACTGGAAGTGGCCCTCTTGCTGGACACA TTCTTCCGGCCCCTGAATGTACGAGTGGCACTAGTGGCCCTGGAGGCCTGGACCCAGCATGACCTGGTGGAGATCAGCTCAAACCCAGCTGTCACCCTTGAAAACTTCCTCAACTGGCGCAGAGCAGATTTGCTGCCTCGACTGCCCCACGACAGTGCCCAGCTGGTGAC TGGTACTTCATTCTCTGGGCCTATGGTGGGCATGGCCATTCAGAACTCCATCTGTTCTCCCGACTTCTCAGGAGGTGTGAACATG GACCACTCCACCAGCACCCTGGGAGTTGCCTCCTCCATAGCCCATGAGTTGGGCCACAGCCTGGGCCTGAACCATGACTCTCCTGGGAATAGCTGTCCCTGTCCAGGTCCAGCCCCAGCCAAGACCTGCATCATGGAGGCCTCCACAGA cttcctgccAGGCCTGAACTTCAGCAACTGCAGCCGACAGGCCCTGGAGAAAGCCCTTCTGGATGGAATGGGCAGCTGCCTCTTCGAACGGCTGCCCAGCCTGCCCTCTATGGCTGCTTTCTGTGGAAATATGTTTGTGGAGTCGGGCGAACAGTGTGACTGTGGCTTCCCGGAT GACTGCACTGATCCCTGCTGTGATTCCTCAACCTGCAAGCTGAGGCCAGGGGCACAGTGTGCATCCGATGGACCCTGTTGTCAAAATTGCCAG CTGCACCCATCTGGCTGGCAGTGTCGTCCTACCAGAGGGGAATGTGACTTGCCTGAATTCTGCCTAGGAAACAGCTCCCAGTGTCCCCCTGATGTCAGCCTAGGGGATGGCGAGCCCTGCGCTGGTGGGCAAGCTGTGTGCATGCATGGGCGCTGTGCCTCCTATGCCCAGCAGTGCCAGTCACTTTGGGGACCTGGGGCCCAGCCTGCTGCACCGCTTTGCCTCCAGACAGCCAACACTCGGGGAAATGCTTTTGGGAGCTGTGGGCGCAACCCCAGCGGCAGCTACGAGTCCTGCAGCCCTAG aGATGCCATTTGTGGGCAGCTCCAGTGCCAGACAGATAGGACCCAGCCTCTGCTGGGCTCCGTCCACGCTCTGATCTGGGAGATGATAGATGTGAATGGGACTGGGCTGAACTGCAGCTGGGTGCACCTGGACCTGGGCAACGATGTGGCCCAACCCCTCCTGACTCTGCCAGGCACAGCTTGTGGCCCTGGCCTG GTATGCATAGACCATCGATGCCAGCCTGTGGATCTCCTGGGGGCACAGGAATGTCGAAGCAAATGCCATGGACATGGG GTCTGTGACAGCAACAGGCACTGCCACTGTGAGGAGGGCTGGGCACCCCCTGACTGTACCACTCAGCTCAAAG CAACCAGCTCCCTGACCACAGGGCTACTCCTCAGCCTCTTGGTGTTACTGGTCCTGGTGATGCTTGGTGCCAGCTACTGGTACCGTGTTCGCCTGCACCAGCGACTCTGCCAGCTCAAGGGACCCACCTGCCAATACAG GGCAGCCCAATCTGGCCCTCCTGAAAGGCCAGGACCTCCGCAGAGGGCCCTGCTGGCTCGAGGCACTAAG GCTAATGCTCTCGGCTTCCCGGCCCCCCCTTCCAGGCCGCTGCCGCCTGACCCTGTGCCCAAGAGACTCCAG GCTGAGCTGGCTGACCGACCCAATCCCCCTACCCGCCCTCTGCCCGCTGACCCGGTGGTGAGGAGCCCGAAG tctcagGGGCCTGCCAAGCCCCCACCCCCGAGGAAGCCACTGCCTGCTGACCCCCAGGGCCGGTGCCCATCGGGTGACCTGTCTGGCCCAGAAGCTGGAATCCCGCCCCTAGTGGTACCCTCCAG ACCAGCGCCACCACCTCCAACAATGTCCTCGCTCTACCTCTGA
- the ADAM15 gene encoding disintegrin and metalloproteinase domain-containing protein 15 isoform X7 yields the protein MRLALLWALGLLGAGSPWPSWPLPNIGGTKEQQARSEKSPSGPLEPQVLQDDLPNSLEEVLQSSLPEPLRIKLELDGDSHILELLQNRELVPGRPALVWYQPNGTRVVSEGHTLENCCYQGRVQGYTGSWVSVCTCSGLRGLVVLSPERSYILEQGPGDLPGPPIISRIQDLHLPGHTCTLSWRESVHTQTPPELPLGQRHGHRWRRDVVTETKTVELVIVADHSEVQIYRDLQRLLNRTLEVALLLDTFFRPLNVRVALVALEAWTQHDLVEISSNPAVTLENFLNWRRADLLPRLPHDSAQLVTGTSFSGPMVGMAIQNSICSPDFSGGVNMDHSTSTLGVASSIAHELGHSLGLNHDSPGNSCPCPGPAPAKTCIMEASTDFLPGLNFSNCSRQALEKALLDGMGSCLFERLPSLPSMAAFCGNMFVESGEQCDCGFPDDCTDPCCDSSTCKLRPGAQCASDGPCCQNCQLHPSGWQCRPTRGECDLPEFCLGNSSQCPPDVSLGDGEPCAGGQAVCMHGRCASYAQQCQSLWGPGAQPAAPLCLQTANTRGNAFGSCGRNPSGSYESCSPRDAICGQLQCQTDRTQPLLGSVHALIWEMIDVNGTGLNCSWVHLDLGNDVAQPLLTLPGTACGPGLVCIDHRCQPVDLLGAQECRSKCHGHGVCDSNRHCHCEEGWAPPDCTTQLKATSSLTTGLLLSLLVLLVLVMLGASYWYRVRLHQRLCQLKGPTCQYRAAQSGPPERPGPPQRALLARGTKAEKPSPEEWGGQPAGAGAGGLHPLAERWL from the exons ATGCGGCTGGCGCTGCTCTGGGCCCTGGGGCTCCTGGGCGCGGGCAGCCCTTGGCCTTCCTGGCCTCTCCCAAATATAG GTGGCACCAAGGAGCAGCAGGCAAGGTCAGAGAAGTCCCCAAGTGGGCCCTTGGAGCCCCAGGTCCTTCAGGATGACCTCCCAAATAGCCTCGAAGAGGTGCTTCAG AGCAGTCTGCCTGAACCCCTGAGGATCAAGCTGGAGCTGGATGGTGACAGTCATATCCTGGAGCTGCTACAGAATAG GGAGTTGGTCCCAGGCCGCCCAGCCCTGGTGTGGTACCAGCCCAATGGCACTCGAGTGGTCAGTGAGGGACACACTCTG GAGAACTGCTGCTACCAGGGAAGAGTGCAGGGATACACAGGCTCCTGGGTGTCCGTCTGTACCTGCTCTGGGCTCAG aGGCTTGGTGGTCCTGTCCCCAGAGAGAAGCTATATCCTGGAGCAGGGGCCTGGGGACCTTCCAGGTCCTCCCATTATTTCCCGAATCCAagatctccacctcccaggccacACCTGTACCCTGAGCTGGAGGGAATCTGTGCACACTCAGACTCCACCAGAGCTCCCCCTGGGACAGCGTCATGGTCACCGG TGGAGGCGGGATGTGGTGACAGAGACCAAGACTGTGGAGCTGGTGATTGTGGCTGATCACTCAGAG GTCCAGATATACAGGGACCTCCAGCGCCTGCTGAACCGCACACTGGAAGTGGCCCTCTTGCTGGACACA TTCTTCCGGCCCCTGAATGTACGAGTGGCACTAGTGGCCCTGGAGGCCTGGACCCAGCATGACCTGGTGGAGATCAGCTCAAACCCAGCTGTCACCCTTGAAAACTTCCTCAACTGGCGCAGAGCAGATTTGCTGCCTCGACTGCCCCACGACAGTGCCCAGCTGGTGAC TGGTACTTCATTCTCTGGGCCTATGGTGGGCATGGCCATTCAGAACTCCATCTGTTCTCCCGACTTCTCAGGAGGTGTGAACATG GACCACTCCACCAGCACCCTGGGAGTTGCCTCCTCCATAGCCCATGAGTTGGGCCACAGCCTGGGCCTGAACCATGACTCTCCTGGGAATAGCTGTCCCTGTCCAGGTCCAGCCCCAGCCAAGACCTGCATCATGGAGGCCTCCACAGA cttcctgccAGGCCTGAACTTCAGCAACTGCAGCCGACAGGCCCTGGAGAAAGCCCTTCTGGATGGAATGGGCAGCTGCCTCTTCGAACGGCTGCCCAGCCTGCCCTCTATGGCTGCTTTCTGTGGAAATATGTTTGTGGAGTCGGGCGAACAGTGTGACTGTGGCTTCCCGGAT GACTGCACTGATCCCTGCTGTGATTCCTCAACCTGCAAGCTGAGGCCAGGGGCACAGTGTGCATCCGATGGACCCTGTTGTCAAAATTGCCAG CTGCACCCATCTGGCTGGCAGTGTCGTCCTACCAGAGGGGAATGTGACTTGCCTGAATTCTGCCTAGGAAACAGCTCCCAGTGTCCCCCTGATGTCAGCCTAGGGGATGGCGAGCCCTGCGCTGGTGGGCAAGCTGTGTGCATGCATGGGCGCTGTGCCTCCTATGCCCAGCAGTGCCAGTCACTTTGGGGACCTGGGGCCCAGCCTGCTGCACCGCTTTGCCTCCAGACAGCCAACACTCGGGGAAATGCTTTTGGGAGCTGTGGGCGCAACCCCAGCGGCAGCTACGAGTCCTGCAGCCCTAG aGATGCCATTTGTGGGCAGCTCCAGTGCCAGACAGATAGGACCCAGCCTCTGCTGGGCTCCGTCCACGCTCTGATCTGGGAGATGATAGATGTGAATGGGACTGGGCTGAACTGCAGCTGGGTGCACCTGGACCTGGGCAACGATGTGGCCCAACCCCTCCTGACTCTGCCAGGCACAGCTTGTGGCCCTGGCCTG GTATGCATAGACCATCGATGCCAGCCTGTGGATCTCCTGGGGGCACAGGAATGTCGAAGCAAATGCCATGGACATGGG GTCTGTGACAGCAACAGGCACTGCCACTGTGAGGAGGGCTGGGCACCCCCTGACTGTACCACTCAGCTCAAAG CAACCAGCTCCCTGACCACAGGGCTACTCCTCAGCCTCTTGGTGTTACTGGTCCTGGTGATGCTTGGTGCCAGCTACTGGTACCGTGTTCGCCTGCACCAGCGACTCTGCCAGCTCAAGGGACCCACCTGCCAATACAG GGCAGCCCAATCTGGCCCTCCTGAAAGGCCAGGACCTCCGCAGAGGGCCCTGCTGGCTCGAGGCACTAAG GCAGAGAAGCCGAGTCCAGAAGAGTGGGGAGGGCAGCCAGCTGGAGCAGGGGCTGGTGGGCTCCATCCACTGGCTGAGAGGTGGCTTTGA
- the ADAM15 gene encoding disintegrin and metalloproteinase domain-containing protein 15 isoform X8, translating into MRLALLWALGLLGAGSPWPSWPLPNIGGTKEQQARSEKSPSGPLEPQVLQDDLPNSLEEVLQSSLPEPLRIKLELDGDSHILELLQNRELVPGRPALVWYQPNGTRVVSEGHTLENCCYQGRVQGYTGSWVSVCTCSGLRGLVVLSPERSYILEQGPGDLPGPPIISRIQDLHLPGHTCTLSWRESVHTQTPPELPLGQRHGHRWRRDVVTETKTVELVIVADHSEVQIYRDLQRLLNRTLEVALLLDTFFRPLNVRVALVALEAWTQHDLVEISSNPAVTLENFLNWRRADLLPRLPHDSAQLVTGTSFSGPMVGMAIQNSICSPDFSGGVNMDHSTSTLGVASSIAHELGHSLGLNHDSPGNSCPCPGPAPAKTCIMEASTDFLPGLNFSNCSRQALEKALLDGMGSCLFERLPSLPSMAAFCGNMFVESGEQCDCGFPDDCTDPCCDSSTCKLRPGAQCASDGPCCQNCQLHPSGWQCRPTRGECDLPEFCLGNSSQCPPDVSLGDGEPCAGGQAVCMHGRCASYAQQCQSLWGPGAQPAAPLCLQTANTRGNAFGSCGRNPSGSYESCSPRDAICGQLQCQTDRTQPLLGSVHALIWEMIDVNGTGLNCSWVHLDLGNDVAQPLLTLPGTACGPGLVCIDHRCQPVDLLGAQECRSKCHGHGVCDSNRHCHCEEGWAPPDCTTQLKATSSLTTGLLLSLLVLLVLVMLGASYWYRVRLHQRLCQLKGPTCQYRAAQSGPPERPGPPQRALLARGTKKPQKGTRAVLLRMAFRGPRSPY; encoded by the exons ATGCGGCTGGCGCTGCTCTGGGCCCTGGGGCTCCTGGGCGCGGGCAGCCCTTGGCCTTCCTGGCCTCTCCCAAATATAG GTGGCACCAAGGAGCAGCAGGCAAGGTCAGAGAAGTCCCCAAGTGGGCCCTTGGAGCCCCAGGTCCTTCAGGATGACCTCCCAAATAGCCTCGAAGAGGTGCTTCAG AGCAGTCTGCCTGAACCCCTGAGGATCAAGCTGGAGCTGGATGGTGACAGTCATATCCTGGAGCTGCTACAGAATAG GGAGTTGGTCCCAGGCCGCCCAGCCCTGGTGTGGTACCAGCCCAATGGCACTCGAGTGGTCAGTGAGGGACACACTCTG GAGAACTGCTGCTACCAGGGAAGAGTGCAGGGATACACAGGCTCCTGGGTGTCCGTCTGTACCTGCTCTGGGCTCAG aGGCTTGGTGGTCCTGTCCCCAGAGAGAAGCTATATCCTGGAGCAGGGGCCTGGGGACCTTCCAGGTCCTCCCATTATTTCCCGAATCCAagatctccacctcccaggccacACCTGTACCCTGAGCTGGAGGGAATCTGTGCACACTCAGACTCCACCAGAGCTCCCCCTGGGACAGCGTCATGGTCACCGG TGGAGGCGGGATGTGGTGACAGAGACCAAGACTGTGGAGCTGGTGATTGTGGCTGATCACTCAGAG GTCCAGATATACAGGGACCTCCAGCGCCTGCTGAACCGCACACTGGAAGTGGCCCTCTTGCTGGACACA TTCTTCCGGCCCCTGAATGTACGAGTGGCACTAGTGGCCCTGGAGGCCTGGACCCAGCATGACCTGGTGGAGATCAGCTCAAACCCAGCTGTCACCCTTGAAAACTTCCTCAACTGGCGCAGAGCAGATTTGCTGCCTCGACTGCCCCACGACAGTGCCCAGCTGGTGAC TGGTACTTCATTCTCTGGGCCTATGGTGGGCATGGCCATTCAGAACTCCATCTGTTCTCCCGACTTCTCAGGAGGTGTGAACATG GACCACTCCACCAGCACCCTGGGAGTTGCCTCCTCCATAGCCCATGAGTTGGGCCACAGCCTGGGCCTGAACCATGACTCTCCTGGGAATAGCTGTCCCTGTCCAGGTCCAGCCCCAGCCAAGACCTGCATCATGGAGGCCTCCACAGA cttcctgccAGGCCTGAACTTCAGCAACTGCAGCCGACAGGCCCTGGAGAAAGCCCTTCTGGATGGAATGGGCAGCTGCCTCTTCGAACGGCTGCCCAGCCTGCCCTCTATGGCTGCTTTCTGTGGAAATATGTTTGTGGAGTCGGGCGAACAGTGTGACTGTGGCTTCCCGGAT GACTGCACTGATCCCTGCTGTGATTCCTCAACCTGCAAGCTGAGGCCAGGGGCACAGTGTGCATCCGATGGACCCTGTTGTCAAAATTGCCAG CTGCACCCATCTGGCTGGCAGTGTCGTCCTACCAGAGGGGAATGTGACTTGCCTGAATTCTGCCTAGGAAACAGCTCCCAGTGTCCCCCTGATGTCAGCCTAGGGGATGGCGAGCCCTGCGCTGGTGGGCAAGCTGTGTGCATGCATGGGCGCTGTGCCTCCTATGCCCAGCAGTGCCAGTCACTTTGGGGACCTGGGGCCCAGCCTGCTGCACCGCTTTGCCTCCAGACAGCCAACACTCGGGGAAATGCTTTTGGGAGCTGTGGGCGCAACCCCAGCGGCAGCTACGAGTCCTGCAGCCCTAG aGATGCCATTTGTGGGCAGCTCCAGTGCCAGACAGATAGGACCCAGCCTCTGCTGGGCTCCGTCCACGCTCTGATCTGGGAGATGATAGATGTGAATGGGACTGGGCTGAACTGCAGCTGGGTGCACCTGGACCTGGGCAACGATGTGGCCCAACCCCTCCTGACTCTGCCAGGCACAGCTTGTGGCCCTGGCCTG GTATGCATAGACCATCGATGCCAGCCTGTGGATCTCCTGGGGGCACAGGAATGTCGAAGCAAATGCCATGGACATGGG GTCTGTGACAGCAACAGGCACTGCCACTGTGAGGAGGGCTGGGCACCCCCTGACTGTACCACTCAGCTCAAAG CAACCAGCTCCCTGACCACAGGGCTACTCCTCAGCCTCTTGGTGTTACTGGTCCTGGTGATGCTTGGTGCCAGCTACTGGTACCGTGTTCGCCTGCACCAGCGACTCTGCCAGCTCAAGGGACCCACCTGCCAATACAG GGCAGCCCAATCTGGCCCTCCTGAAAGGCCAGGACCTCCGCAGAGGGCCCTGCTGGCTCGAGGCACTAAG AAACCCCAGAAGGGTACAAGGGCGGTGTTGCTCAGAATGGCCTTCCGTGGGCCCAGATCACCATACTAG